A DNA window from Paraburkholderia sp. IMGN_8 contains the following coding sequences:
- the hisC gene encoding histidinol-phosphate transaminase codes for MSHFWSDVVHQLTPYVPGEQPAHANPVKLNANENPYPPSPRVVDAIRRELDQDGYSLRKYPDPESRALRQTVARYHGLSSEQVFVGNGSDEVLAHVFQALLKHDRPVRFPDISYSFYPVYARLYGVAFDAKPLDRDFTINIDDYDPSGGPVLLPNPNAPTGLALRLTDITRLLTENREFVVVIDEAYVDFGAESAVTLIPSHPNLLVIQTTSKARSLAGMRVGFALGNEVLIDALTRVKDSFNSYPVDRLAQVAATAAYDDDAWFRKTCAKVITSRERLAQGLRAQGFEVTPSTANFVFARHPARDATTLVALLRSQGILVRHFDLPRINQHLRISVGTDDECDALLRSLRSILGNHEP; via the coding sequence ATGAGTCATTTCTGGAGTGATGTCGTCCACCAGTTGACACCTTACGTACCGGGCGAACAGCCTGCGCACGCGAATCCGGTAAAGCTGAACGCGAACGAAAACCCTTATCCACCCTCACCGCGCGTTGTCGATGCAATCCGGCGAGAGCTGGATCAGGACGGCTATTCACTGCGCAAATATCCCGATCCGGAGTCGCGCGCCCTGCGCCAAACCGTGGCGCGGTACCACGGACTATCCAGCGAACAGGTTTTTGTTGGAAATGGATCGGATGAGGTGCTTGCGCATGTCTTCCAGGCACTCCTGAAGCACGACAGGCCTGTACGCTTCCCTGACATCTCCTACAGCTTTTATCCGGTGTATGCGAGATTGTACGGCGTCGCGTTTGACGCGAAACCACTCGATCGCGACTTTACCATCAACATTGACGACTACGACCCGTCTGGCGGTCCCGTACTTCTGCCCAATCCCAACGCTCCCACAGGCCTTGCGCTGCGGCTGACGGACATCACCAGGTTGCTGACGGAAAACCGAGAATTTGTGGTCGTGATTGATGAGGCATACGTTGACTTCGGTGCAGAATCCGCGGTGACCTTGATCCCAAGCCACCCCAATCTTCTGGTAATTCAAACAACATCGAAAGCACGCTCTCTGGCGGGGATGCGCGTCGGCTTCGCACTCGGCAATGAAGTACTCATTGATGCCCTCACGAGAGTAAAGGACAGCTTTAACTCTTACCCAGTCGACCGCCTTGCACAGGTCGCAGCGACCGCCGCGTACGACGACGATGCGTGGTTCCGCAAGACCTGTGCCAAAGTGATCACAAGCCGTGAACGCCTGGCACAAGGATTACGCGCACAAGGGTTCGAGGTCACACCCTCCACTGCAAACTTTGTCTTTGCGCGTCACCCCGCGCGCGATGCGACAACGCTAGTTGCGTTGCTGAGGTCACAAGGGATATTGGTCCGGCATTTCGATCTACCGCGAATCAATCAGCACCTGCGCATCTCGGTCGGGACCGACGATGAATGCGATGCGTTGCTTCGTAGCTTGCGGTCAATCCTGGGGAACCACGAACCCTGA
- the serC gene encoding 3-phosphoserine/phosphohydroxythreonine transaminase, which yields MRAFNFSAGPATLPEEVLSQAANEMLDWQDSGMSVMEMSHRGTEFTSIHEAALADLRELLNVPESHRILFMQGGGIGSNAIVPLNLLHAAGCADYVVTGTWSRRSFEEAHKYCTPRLVAQAKSDDGYTYVPLVDMWDLSPDAAYLHLCTNETIDGVEIFTIPDVPTAPVVADVSSHILSRPMDVSACGVLYAGAQKNIGIAGVTVVIVREDLLDRALSICPSAFEWRTIAANNSMYNTPPTYAIYIAGLVFKWLKQQGGLTAIEAKNIEKSKLLYDAIDSSSFYINRIARPFRSRMNVPFHLADETRNEAFFNGAKARGLLQLKGHRLVGGMRASIYNALPLDGVKMLVQYMKEFEDEHA from the coding sequence ATGCGTGCATTCAATTTTTCCGCCGGACCGGCAACGCTGCCCGAAGAAGTGCTAAGTCAAGCAGCGAATGAAATGCTTGACTGGCAAGACAGCGGTATGAGCGTGATGGAAATGAGCCATCGGGGCACGGAATTCACGTCGATCCACGAAGCCGCGCTCGCCGACCTGCGAGAGCTCCTGAACGTTCCCGAGTCTCACCGGATCCTGTTCATGCAGGGCGGTGGGATTGGTTCAAACGCCATCGTCCCTTTGAATCTCCTGCACGCGGCTGGGTGTGCTGACTACGTCGTGACGGGGACCTGGTCTCGCAGATCTTTCGAGGAAGCCCATAAATACTGCACTCCACGTCTGGTCGCACAGGCGAAGAGCGACGATGGTTACACATATGTGCCCCTCGTCGACATGTGGGATCTCTCCCCGGATGCAGCCTATCTCCATCTCTGTACCAATGAAACCATCGACGGCGTCGAGATCTTCACAATTCCCGATGTGCCTACAGCCCCCGTTGTGGCGGACGTCTCATCTCACATCCTCTCGCGCCCCATGGATGTTTCTGCGTGCGGCGTACTTTACGCAGGTGCGCAAAAGAACATTGGTATCGCCGGCGTTACCGTTGTCATAGTTCGCGAGGACCTGCTTGATCGAGCGCTTTCAATCTGTCCATCCGCTTTTGAATGGAGAACGATTGCTGCGAACAACTCGATGTATAACACCCCGCCGACCTATGCAATTTATATTGCCGGCTTGGTATTCAAGTGGCTCAAACAGCAGGGCGGGTTGACCGCAATTGAAGCAAAAAATATTGAAAAATCGAAACTTCTGTACGACGCCATCGATTCAAGCAGCTTCTATATCAACAGGATTGCCCGCCCGTTCCGCTCAAGGATGAACGTGCCATTCCATCTGGCCGATGAGACCCGCAACGAAGCGTTTTTCAACGGAGCAAAAGCTCGCGGGTTGCTCCAGTTGAAGGGCCACCGGCTAGTCGGTGGCATGCGGGCGTCTATCTATAACGCACTGCCTCTGGACGGGGTCAAAATGCTTGTCCAGTACATGAAGGAGTTCGAGGATGAGCATGCATGA
- a CDS encoding 2-dehydro-3-deoxy-6-phosphogalactonate aldolase has translation MNKTLPDRIPLLPHAGFAAAMYTCPLIAILRGLTPDHAAPIGRALYQAGFRAIEVPLNSPDPLQSIRTLRDTLPPEVMVGAGTVLLPSQVTDVADSGGTLIVMPHSDPTVIRAAKAAGLACTPGVATPTEAFAALFNGADALKLFPADRLSPSTLRAWRTVIPSQMRIMPVGGVTPSSVRGFMEAGAGGFGLGGSLYRPGYQAEQVSENANLFITCLEDVLATMAR, from the coding sequence ATGAACAAGACACTGCCCGACCGAATCCCCTTGCTACCCCACGCCGGCTTCGCCGCAGCCATGTACACCTGCCCCCTCATTGCCATTCTGCGCGGTCTGACACCCGATCACGCCGCGCCGATAGGGAGAGCACTCTATCAGGCAGGCTTTCGCGCTATCGAAGTCCCCCTTAACTCCCCGGACCCTCTCCAGAGCATACGTACGCTACGGGATACGCTGCCTCCCGAGGTCATGGTGGGAGCAGGCACGGTACTGTTGCCCAGCCAAGTCACCGACGTGGCCGACTCGGGCGGAACACTGATCGTTATGCCCCACAGTGATCCGACTGTCATCCGTGCCGCCAAAGCGGCGGGCCTTGCCTGCACACCCGGAGTGGCCACGCCAACTGAAGCATTCGCTGCGCTGTTCAACGGTGCCGACGCTCTTAAACTGTTTCCTGCGGATAGACTGTCACCCTCCACACTACGCGCCTGGCGCACCGTCATTCCATCGCAGATGCGAATCATGCCTGTCGGTGGGGTCACCCCTAGCAGTGTCAGGGGGTTTATGGAGGCTGGCGCTGGTGGCTTCGGGCTTGGCGGTAGCCTGTATCGACCGGGATATCAGGCCGAACAGGTCAGCGAGAACGCCAACCTGTTCATTACCTGCCTCGAGGATGTCCTCGCGACCATGGCCAGATAA
- the cydB gene encoding cytochrome d ubiquinol oxidase subunit II — translation MDITICWAAIIAFGVGMYIVLDGFDLGVGILFPFFPRDEDRNRMMSSVAPVWDGNETWMVLGGASLYAVFPMVYSVVLSALYVPLLFMVIGLIFRGVAFEIRGKARRTRQLWDLAFIGGSACATFFQGVVLGSWLSGIPVVNGQFSGHAFEWFTPFSLFTGLALLVTYALLGCCWLIAKTDGDLQRKLYRAVLPLTALQVLTIIVVTLWTPLLAPMFSTRWFDSPVLHWLIPIPVLVAVCTWGMHKAVHSRHGITPFLLALGFALLGYIGLLATIWPYAILPGITIWQAAAPHSSQAFTLVGAVIIVPIILIYTTLGYRVFRGKTDHAELHYH, via the coding sequence ATGGATATCACCATCTGCTGGGCGGCAATCATTGCCTTTGGTGTCGGGATGTACATCGTGCTCGACGGCTTTGACCTGGGCGTCGGCATCCTCTTTCCCTTCTTTCCTCGCGACGAGGATCGCAACCGGATGATGAGCAGTGTCGCACCGGTATGGGACGGTAACGAGACCTGGATGGTACTGGGAGGCGCCTCGCTGTACGCAGTGTTCCCGATGGTCTACTCGGTCGTTTTATCCGCGCTCTATGTTCCGCTGCTCTTCATGGTGATCGGCCTGATTTTCCGCGGCGTCGCGTTCGAGATCCGTGGCAAGGCGCGCCGGACCCGCCAGCTCTGGGATCTCGCGTTCATCGGCGGATCTGCCTGTGCTACGTTCTTCCAGGGCGTAGTTCTTGGCTCCTGGCTGTCAGGAATCCCCGTTGTCAACGGTCAGTTCTCCGGTCACGCATTCGAGTGGTTCACACCTTTCAGTCTTTTCACCGGCCTCGCGTTGCTCGTTACCTATGCGCTGCTTGGCTGCTGCTGGCTGATCGCGAAAACCGATGGCGACCTGCAGCGCAAGCTCTACCGCGCTGTACTTCCGCTGACCGCACTCCAGGTGCTCACGATTATCGTGGTTACACTGTGGACACCGCTTCTCGCACCGATGTTCTCGACTCGTTGGTTCGATTCGCCCGTTCTGCACTGGCTGATCCCTATCCCGGTTCTGGTTGCTGTCTGCACCTGGGGAATGCACAAGGCCGTCCACTCGCGCCACGGCATCACACCGTTTCTGCTTGCGCTTGGATTCGCCCTGCTGGGCTATATCGGGCTGCTTGCCACCATCTGGCCATACGCGATCCTGCCTGGTATCACGATCTGGCAAGCAGCAGCGCCCCATTCGAGCCAGGCCTTCACGCTGGTCGGTGCCGTAATCATCGTGCCAATCATTCTTATCTATACAACGCTCGGTTACCGGGTCTTCCGCGGCAAGACTGACCATGCGGAACTTCACTACCACTGA
- a CDS encoding cytochrome ubiquinol oxidase subunit I codes for MVSTDVLSLARIQFAFTVSFHIIFPALSIGLSSFIAILEGLWLKTGRQVYKDLCLYWSKIFAVAFGMGVVSGIVMSYEFGTNWSGFSSFAGGVTGPLLDYEVMTAFFLEAGFLGIMLFGWNRVGRVAHFGATALVAIGTIISMFWILASNSWMQTPQGFAIVNNRVVPVDWWKIVFNPSFPYRLAHMGLAAFIVAALVVAATGAWHLLRGRRDPAVRTMFSMALWLLLAFAPLQILVGDAHGLNTRRYQPIKIAAIEGLWDTEQRGTALNLFGIPDMAAETTRYRVAIPHLGSLILTHSWDGAIVGMKSVPPADRPNSTLIFWTFRIMAGLGMLIALMAVAGFVLRRRDQLFNSQLFQRFVLVMGPSGFICLLAGWITTEAGRQPWVVYGVMRTSQSLSPITAQQVGVSLFAFVVVYSLVFGTGIYYMIKLACAGPALSPEAGGSGASISLQHSPVPIATQVRETAKITIDRH; via the coding sequence ATGGTCAGCACCGATGTTCTTTCACTTGCGCGAATCCAGTTCGCCTTTACCGTTTCGTTTCACATCATCTTCCCCGCCCTCAGCATCGGGCTTTCGAGCTTCATTGCCATTCTCGAGGGCCTGTGGCTCAAGACGGGGCGTCAGGTCTACAAGGACCTGTGTCTGTATTGGTCGAAGATATTTGCTGTCGCATTCGGCATGGGCGTTGTGTCCGGGATCGTGATGAGCTACGAATTCGGTACCAACTGGTCCGGGTTCTCGAGCTTCGCCGGTGGCGTTACCGGGCCACTGCTCGATTACGAGGTCATGACAGCGTTCTTTCTTGAGGCGGGATTCCTGGGCATCATGCTGTTCGGCTGGAATCGCGTCGGCCGCGTCGCCCACTTTGGGGCAACTGCGCTCGTCGCGATCGGGACGATCATTTCCATGTTCTGGATCCTGGCGTCGAATAGCTGGATGCAAACGCCGCAGGGATTCGCCATCGTCAACAACCGCGTGGTACCGGTCGACTGGTGGAAAATTGTCTTCAATCCGTCGTTCCCCTACCGGCTGGCCCACATGGGACTCGCGGCCTTCATCGTCGCCGCTCTGGTTGTCGCGGCCACTGGAGCATGGCACCTGCTGCGCGGACGACGCGACCCCGCCGTGCGCACGATGTTCTCGATGGCACTGTGGCTGCTGCTCGCCTTCGCACCACTGCAGATTCTTGTCGGCGACGCGCACGGCCTGAACACCCGGCGCTATCAGCCGATCAAGATTGCTGCCATCGAAGGGCTCTGGGATACCGAGCAACGCGGCACGGCGCTTAATCTCTTCGGCATTCCGGACATGGCCGCGGAGACAACCCGCTACCGTGTCGCGATTCCCCACCTCGGAAGCTTGATCCTCACGCATAGCTGGGACGGCGCGATCGTCGGCATGAAATCCGTTCCCCCCGCAGACCGGCCGAATTCCACGCTGATCTTCTGGACTTTCCGCATCATGGCTGGACTTGGCATGCTCATCGCGCTGATGGCCGTCGCCGGCTTTGTGCTGCGCCGTCGTGACCAACTCTTCAACTCACAGTTGTTTCAACGCTTTGTGCTGGTGATGGGACCATCGGGGTTCATTTGTCTGCTCGCGGGCTGGATCACTACCGAAGCCGGCCGTCAGCCGTGGGTAGTCTATGGCGTCATGCGCACTTCGCAATCGCTCTCGCCCATCACCGCGCAACAGGTCGGTGTATCGCTCTTCGCGTTCGTCGTGGTCTATTCGCTCGTCTTCGGCACCGGTATCTACTACATGATCAAGCTTGCCTGCGCCGGCCCCGCCCTCTCACCCGAGGCCGGCGGAAGCGGAGCCAGCATTTCATTGCAGCACAGCCCGGTCCCTATCGCCACACAGGTTAGGGAAACCGCAAAGATCACTATTGACCGTCACTAA
- a CDS encoding MFS transporter yields MTSGNQPPPQTGHGDRERLLRMLAAVTFLIFFQAYMVAPIIPALSQTFSTSVQTVALIVPAYLIPYGIATLVYGPLADRFGVSRVISASLTAFTVLTIGTATAKSIEQITAWRILTGLGASGVVPLALVLVGRLFPYEQRGRPLGWLFGAMAGGMAVGSPLGAMLLPIVGWRGLFIFVGVAGAITLALLQRYGTHITRAASPVNGTLGEVVSGYLTLLTTIRAQRTYAYVFLNSMFHSGVFTWLGVFIERQYHLGPTGIGLALLGYGIPGFLLGPVIGRAADRWGRAILIPVGLCLSAMAAAALLLHLPLLFIPLAAIVLSLGYDTTQPLFAGIVTSLGGKRPGLAMGLNVFSLFVGFGAGSLIFGEIVQYSFTRALGTFAAAELLLALFALWVFRTERPSAVTGR; encoded by the coding sequence ATGACAAGCGGCAATCAACCCCCACCGCAGACCGGTCATGGCGACCGGGAGCGCCTGCTTCGAATGCTCGCGGCTGTGACTTTCCTCATCTTCTTTCAGGCGTATATGGTTGCGCCGATCATACCCGCCCTGTCCCAGACTTTTAGTACGTCAGTTCAAACCGTCGCCCTGATCGTACCTGCGTATCTCATTCCATATGGCATAGCGACGCTAGTCTATGGCCCTCTGGCTGATCGCTTTGGCGTTAGCCGCGTCATTTCTGCATCATTGACCGCATTCACGGTCCTAACGATAGGGACTGCGACAGCCAAGTCTATTGAGCAAATTACCGCGTGGCGGATACTAACCGGGCTGGGCGCGAGCGGTGTCGTCCCACTCGCACTCGTGCTCGTAGGCCGGCTGTTTCCCTACGAACAGCGGGGCCGACCTCTTGGCTGGTTGTTCGGCGCCATGGCCGGGGGTATGGCAGTAGGTTCGCCGCTCGGCGCGATGCTGCTACCCATTGTCGGCTGGCGGGGACTCTTTATCTTTGTCGGTGTAGCTGGAGCAATCACCCTGGCATTGCTCCAGCGTTACGGAACACACATCACGAGAGCAGCGTCGCCTGTCAACGGCACGCTCGGTGAGGTGGTATCCGGATATCTCACCTTGCTCACTACCATCCGCGCACAGCGCACCTATGCCTACGTCTTCCTCAACTCGATGTTTCATTCAGGGGTATTTACCTGGCTCGGTGTGTTCATCGAACGACAGTATCACCTCGGACCGACAGGTATCGGACTCGCGCTGCTCGGTTACGGTATTCCCGGCTTTCTGCTCGGCCCCGTTATCGGTCGTGCAGCAGACAGGTGGGGGCGTGCCATTCTCATTCCAGTTGGGCTGTGCCTCAGCGCCATGGCTGCCGCCGCTTTGCTATTGCACCTGCCGCTTCTTTTTATACCGCTTGCTGCGATTGTGCTCTCCCTTGGTTACGACACCACACAACCGCTCTTCGCCGGCATCGTGACGTCCCTCGGTGGCAAACGTCCCGGACTGGCTATGGGGCTGAACGTGTTTTCACTCTTTGTCGGCTTCGGTGCCGGCAGCCTCATCTTTGGCGAGATCGTCCAATACAGCTTTACTCGAGCGTTGGGTACCTTCGCTGCAGCCGAACTTCTACTCGCCCTGTTCGCACTGTGGGTGTTTCGCACTGAACGACCGTCCGCCGTAACTGGTCGATAA
- a CDS encoding DeoR/GlpR family DNA-binding transcription regulator has translation MRKSLFHNQDQMMTGKERVDHLFEALCYRRPVRLREAAKILGVSEMTVRRDIAASTGRLVCLGGHVFRGPLTFNATSTTSLKQTTVSETLRSVVKHLTDGETVFIDSGEPLAMLARQISGEISLTVVCHSIDVANALRQKPNVRIVLLGGHYAHNSATFFSDESIAVLRNLRINTAFISASGFDEVRGAFCNHFLDAAVKRIAITSSFKSHLVVNAGKCGKVDPIWFARFHDFASIITDSGAVDLRHER, from the coding sequence ATGCGCAAGTCCCTTTTCCATAACCAGGACCAGATGATGACGGGAAAAGAACGAGTTGATCATCTCTTCGAAGCGCTGTGCTACAGGCGCCCTGTACGTCTGCGAGAGGCCGCCAAGATACTTGGCGTGTCGGAGATGACCGTGCGCCGAGACATCGCGGCCAGTACAGGCCGGCTTGTGTGCCTTGGCGGCCATGTCTTCCGTGGCCCTCTGACCTTTAATGCCACGTCAACGACCAGCCTGAAGCAAACCACCGTATCCGAGACACTCCGCTCCGTAGTTAAGCACCTCACGGACGGTGAGACGGTCTTCATTGACAGCGGTGAGCCCCTGGCAATGCTGGCCCGTCAAATTTCCGGCGAAATCAGCCTTACGGTCGTGTGCCATTCAATCGACGTCGCGAATGCGTTGCGCCAGAAACCAAACGTACGGATAGTCCTGCTCGGGGGACATTACGCGCATAACTCGGCCACGTTCTTCTCCGACGAAAGTATCGCCGTGCTTCGAAACCTCAGAATCAACACCGCGTTCATATCAGCAAGCGGCTTTGACGAAGTCCGTGGCGCGTTCTGTAACCACTTTCTGGATGCTGCGGTCAAACGGATCGCAATAACGAGTTCCTTTAAATCTCATCTCGTTGTCAACGCTGGTAAATGTGGAAAGGTCGATCCGATATGGTTCGCCAGATTCCATGATTTCGCCTCAATCATCACTGACAGTGGCGCTGTTGACCTTCGTCACGAACGGTAA